Proteins encoded in a region of the Bradyrhizobium sp. CB3481 genome:
- a CDS encoding glutathione S-transferase family protein — translation MLKLVIGNKNYSSWSMRPWLALRANEIPFEEVFIPLYTNDKADKDRILSFSDSGKVPALIDGDVTVWDSLSIIEYLAEKYPQAKLWPDDPARRAHARSISAEMHSGFLPLRNECGMNLHRPVGAIDLSDDACANVARVQEIWADCHRRYGKDGPFLFGAFGGADAMFAPVVHRFRTYAIEVRGEAGHYYDAMMSLPAFQEWTRAGLAETLVIERFETV, via the coding sequence ATGTTGAAACTGGTCATCGGCAACAAGAACTATTCGTCATGGTCGATGCGGCCATGGCTGGCGCTGCGCGCCAATGAAATTCCGTTCGAGGAAGTGTTCATTCCGCTCTACACCAACGACAAGGCCGACAAAGACCGGATCCTGAGCTTTTCGGATTCCGGCAAGGTGCCGGCCCTGATCGATGGCGACGTCACGGTGTGGGATTCGCTTTCGATCATCGAGTATCTCGCGGAGAAGTATCCGCAGGCGAAGCTATGGCCGGATGACCCCGCCCGCCGCGCGCATGCGCGCTCGATTTCGGCGGAAATGCATTCCGGCTTCCTGCCGCTGCGCAACGAATGCGGCATGAACCTGCACCGTCCTGTCGGCGCGATCGATCTGTCGGACGACGCGTGCGCCAACGTGGCGCGCGTGCAGGAGATCTGGGCCGACTGCCATCGCCGTTACGGCAAGGACGGGCCCTTCCTGTTCGGTGCGTTCGGCGGGGCGGATGCGATGTTCGCGCCGGTCGTGCACCGCTTTCGCACCTACGCGATTGAGGTGAGGGGCGAGGCGGGTCACTACTACGATGCGATGATGTCGCTGCCGGCGTTTCAGGAATGGACCCGCGCCGGTCTCGCCGAAACGCTCGTGATCGAGCGGTTCGAGACGGTCTGA
- a CDS encoding phytanoyl-CoA dioxygenase family protein, whose protein sequence is MPTTTSARPRALSDAQINQFVQDGFVRLDDAFPRRLADEGRAVLWRDTGCDPYDSRTWTRPVVRLGYYGQEPFRQAVNTPVLHAAFDQLVGRGRWLPRGDLGSFPVRFPHADDPGDTGWHVDLSFPGPSDDPNERNDFSSWRVNVTSRGRALLMLFLFSDIREADAPTRIRVGSHLDMARLLRPAGEAGMSHLMLKDVSADHPEALATGEAGTVYLCHPFLIHAAQPHRGSSPRFMAQPPLHPAEPFQLERKDGDYSPVELAIRRALHDG, encoded by the coding sequence ATGCCTACGACTACATCTGCACGACCGCGCGCACTCAGCGACGCGCAAATCAACCAATTTGTCCAAGACGGATTTGTCCGGCTGGACGACGCCTTCCCTCGCCGACTTGCCGACGAAGGACGCGCCGTCCTCTGGCGCGACACGGGATGCGACCCCTACGACAGCAGGACATGGACGCGACCCGTCGTGCGGCTCGGCTATTACGGACAGGAGCCGTTCCGGCAAGCCGTCAACACGCCCGTGCTCCACGCGGCCTTCGACCAGCTGGTCGGCCGCGGCCGCTGGCTTCCGCGCGGTGACCTCGGCAGTTTTCCTGTTCGCTTCCCGCACGCGGACGATCCCGGTGACACCGGTTGGCACGTCGATCTCAGCTTCCCCGGCCCATCGGATGATCCAAATGAGCGGAACGATTTCTCCTCATGGCGGGTGAACGTCACCTCGCGCGGCCGCGCGCTACTGATGCTGTTCCTGTTTTCCGACATCCGTGAAGCGGATGCACCGACGCGGATAAGGGTCGGTTCGCACCTCGATATGGCGCGGCTGCTCCGGCCTGCCGGGGAAGCCGGCATGTCGCATCTGATGCTCAAGGACGTGTCGGCCGATCATCCGGAAGCGCTGGCGACCGGCGAAGCAGGCACGGTCTATCTGTGTCATCCTTTCCTGATCCACGCCGCCCAGCCGCATCGCGGATCATCGCCGCGCTTCATGGCGCAGCCGCCGCTGCATCCCGCCGAGCCTTTTCAGCTCGAACGGAAAGACGGCGATTATTCCCCGGTCGAACTGGCGATCCGGCGCGCTCTGCACGATGGCTGA
- a CDS encoding DUF599 domain-containing protein, with product MAAYWVDIAAVAFFVVEWLVYGFTLEHTAYGRDSLSARMNAYREVWVRNMLDREARMVDMQIMASLQNGTAFFASTSLFAIGGALALLRATNDALAVLRELPVNLSPSPALWEIKCVGLILIFIYAFFKFAWSYRLFNYVAILLGAMPPSSQRDTAEAESHVMRTTRLFEAAGRHFNRGQRAFFFALGYLGWFVSPWVLLVTTALVVIVTWRRQFASNAWRAMGR from the coding sequence ATGGCCGCTTATTGGGTCGATATCGCCGCCGTCGCGTTTTTCGTCGTCGAATGGCTGGTCTACGGCTTTACGCTCGAGCACACGGCCTACGGCCGCGACAGCCTGTCGGCGCGGATGAACGCCTATCGCGAGGTCTGGGTGCGCAACATGCTCGATCGCGAGGCGCGCATGGTCGACATGCAGATCATGGCCTCGCTGCAGAACGGTACCGCCTTCTTCGCCTCGACCAGCCTGTTCGCGATCGGCGGCGCGCTGGCGCTTTTGCGCGCGACCAACGACGCCCTCGCGGTGCTGCGCGAGCTGCCGGTCAATCTCAGCCCCTCGCCGGCGCTGTGGGAGATCAAATGCGTCGGGCTGATCCTGATCTTCATCTATGCCTTCTTCAAATTCGCCTGGTCGTATCGCCTGTTCAACTATGTCGCGATCCTGCTCGGCGCGATGCCGCCCTCGTCACAGCGCGACACCGCAGAAGCGGAGAGCCATGTGATGCGCACGACGCGCCTGTTCGAGGCGGCGGGGCGGCACTTCAACCGCGGCCAGCGCGCCTTCTTCTTCGCGCTCGGCTATCTCGGCTGGTTCGTCAGCCCCTGGGTGCTGCTGGTAACGACCGCGCTCGTCGTCATCGTTACCTGGCGGCGACAGTTCGCATCGAACGCCTGGCGGGCGATGGGCCGCTAG
- a CDS encoding DUF1489 domain-containing protein gives MPLHLIKLAVGCESVKELKGWVADRMATAKKKGLPIRHVHVTRMTPKRDAEILAGGSLYWVIKGEIAAREKIVAIEPFRDKDGIGRCRLVMQPKVFAVSPRPMRPFQGWRYLTADAAPPDLTKSSAASVAAMPEPMRRELRDLGLL, from the coding sequence ATGCCGCTTCATCTCATCAAGCTTGCCGTCGGCTGCGAGTCGGTCAAGGAACTCAAAGGCTGGGTCGCCGACCGCATGGCAACCGCCAAGAAAAAGGGCCTGCCGATCCGTCACGTTCATGTCACCCGGATGACCCCGAAGCGCGACGCGGAAATCCTTGCCGGCGGTTCGCTCTACTGGGTGATCAAGGGCGAGATCGCCGCGCGTGAAAAGATCGTCGCGATCGAGCCGTTCCGCGACAAGGACGGCATCGGACGCTGCCGCCTGGTGATGCAGCCCAAGGTGTTCGCCGTCTCGCCGCGGCCGATGCGCCCGTTCCAGGGCTGGCGCTATCTGACGGCGGATGCCGCGCCGCCGGACCTCACCAAATCCTCCGCTGCCAGCGTGGCGGCGATGCCGGAGCCGATGCGGCGCGAACTGCGCGATCTCGGTCTGCTTTAG